A single genomic interval of Pirellulales bacterium harbors:
- a CDS encoding cation:proton antiporter — protein MMLLGNSEIERAALALRTLSFDQILFPVLCQLVVILLTARAFYLLFRKLGQPGVVGEVAAGLVLGPSVFGLLFPQLFSAIFNPSAPNVDPLIFQTAVSWIFQVLAQLGLIFLLFLLGLEFDFAQLHRRGTAATVISLAGMIVPFAFGLALAWLVHPLIEPHPDAPGAAVNQVGFALFMGTALAITAIPVLGRIMVELGIERTQLGAISIASATIEDAIGWILLATVTAVVGGGFEFWSTLRMLVATVMFAAAIIVVGKPLLVRWSRWAIRRGGGDLSMNHLAGLLAIIFLSSIISHRIGIFAIFGAFLLGAVLSGEQSFREAVERKLRDFVTVFFLPIFFTYTGLRTDIGSVGSVALWSIAGLVLLLSVLGKLCGCGLAARWAGFRWREAACIGTLMNTRGLMELIVIDAGYRLQVIPKSVYCMLVMMALATTLMTTPLLMRLMRGTELEPFVWRSGFRRKGGLSAMEAANESTRSTELEPVDYPISTS, from the coding sequence ATGATGCTTCTGGGAAATTCCGAAATTGAGCGAGCGGCTCTTGCCTTGCGCACGCTCTCGTTCGACCAAATTCTATTTCCGGTGCTCTGCCAATTGGTGGTGATTTTATTGACGGCGCGGGCATTCTACCTGCTATTTCGCAAGTTGGGCCAACCGGGAGTCGTCGGCGAGGTAGCGGCCGGATTGGTCTTGGGTCCGTCGGTGTTTGGGTTGCTCTTTCCCCAGCTATTCTCGGCGATCTTTAACCCATCGGCGCCAAACGTCGATCCACTGATTTTCCAAACTGCGGTCAGTTGGATCTTTCAAGTCTTGGCGCAGCTCGGACTGATTTTTTTGCTATTCCTCTTGGGACTGGAATTTGACTTCGCGCAATTGCATCGCCGCGGAACCGCCGCGACCGTCATTTCGCTGGCGGGAATGATCGTTCCCTTCGCCTTCGGATTGGCGCTGGCTTGGTTGGTGCATCCGCTGATCGAGCCTCATCCCGATGCGCCAGGCGCCGCCGTCAACCAGGTAGGGTTTGCCTTATTTATGGGAACCGCCCTGGCCATCACCGCGATTCCCGTGCTTGGCCGGATCATGGTGGAGCTAGGCATTGAGCGGACTCAACTCGGCGCTATTTCCATTGCCAGCGCGACGATCGAGGATGCGATCGGATGGATCTTGCTGGCCACGGTAACGGCGGTTGTCGGCGGAGGCTTCGAGTTTTGGAGCACCCTCCGAATGCTCGTGGCGACGGTGATGTTTGCGGCTGCGATCATCGTTGTCGGAAAGCCTCTCTTGGTTCGCTGGTCGCGGTGGGCCATCCGCCGCGGAGGCGGTGATTTGTCGATGAATCATTTGGCCGGATTGCTGGCGATCATCTTTCTCAGTTCGATCATTTCTCATCGGATCGGCATTTTTGCGATTTTTGGCGCATTCTTGTTGGGAGCCGTGTTGTCGGGTGAGCAGTCTTTTCGTGAAGCCGTTGAACGGAAGCTACGCGATTTTGTTACCGTTTTCTTTTTACCAATCTTTTTCACCTACACGGGCCTGCGAACCGATATTGGCAGCGTTGGTTCCGTCGCGCTTTGGTCGATCGCCGGCTTGGTGCTTTTGCTTTCTGTTCTGGGTAAGCTCTGCGGCTGCGGGTTGGCAGCCCGTTGGGCAGGATTTCGCTGGCGCGAGGCGGCTTGCATTGGAACCCTGATGAATACTCGCGGACTGATGGAGCTGATCGTCATCGACGCCGGCTACCGCCTTCAGGTCATTCCCAAGAGCGTCTATTGCATGTTGGTGATGATGGCACTCGCAACGACGTTGATGACCACGCCACTGTTAATGCGGCTGATGCGCGGCACGGAGTTGGAGCCTTTCGTGTGGCGATCAGGTTTTCGGCGCAAGGGAGGGCTGTCCGCGATGGAGGCGGCCAATGAATCGACTCGGTCGACCGAATTGGAACCGGTCGATTACCCGATTTCCACCAGCTAA
- a CDS encoding MarR family transcriptional regulator: MNRPVRLSPRKSKIPSDFDSLWQEAYLSLWRTYDRLRAIEDELFDGHDLTAQQYNALRLLERKHPEPMVTSAIAQRLISRAPDITRLIDRLEQRGLVLRHRPAENRRIVQVSISQAGLDLLATLARQVRECHAKQLGHLSSEQLRKLIDLLRQVRLPHEESTSHWR, translated from the coding sequence ATGAATCGACCCGTGCGTCTTTCACCCCGTAAATCGAAAATTCCCAGCGATTTCGATTCCCTCTGGCAGGAGGCCTATTTAAGCCTGTGGCGGACCTACGACCGGCTGCGAGCGATCGAGGATGAACTGTTCGACGGGCACGACCTCACCGCGCAGCAGTACAATGCGCTGCGGTTGCTGGAACGCAAGCATCCCGAGCCAATGGTCACATCCGCCATCGCTCAGCGGCTGATTTCCCGCGCCCCGGACATCACCCGACTCATCGATCGTCTGGAACAGCGCGGACTCGTATTGCGCCACCGGCCGGCCGAGAATCGCCGGATCGTGCAAGTGAGCATTTCGCAGGCCGGCCTCGATCTGCTGGCTACGCTCGCCCGGCAGGTTCGCGAGTGCCACGCGAAGCAATTGGGGCACCTTTCCTCGGAGCAACTCAGGAAACTGATTGACTTGCTACGGCAGGTGCGCCTGCCGCACGAGGAGTCCACAAGCCATTGGCGATAA
- the rnhA gene encoding ribonuclease HI, with amino-acid sequence MAQTAAPSLPVVHLFTDGACSGNPGPGGWAFILRHPASGKELEHSGGDQETTNNRMELVSVIQGLEALKRRSHVELFTDSEYVRLGLSQWMPKWKANGWKRKPSSYGKGGELKNLELWQQLDRLVAQHDVKFNRVAGHSGHPENDRCDELAVAAYQRYLRR; translated from the coding sequence ATGGCTCAAACCGCCGCGCCTTCGCTTCCGGTCGTTCATCTGTTTACCGACGGCGCGTGCAGCGGAAACCCCGGGCCTGGCGGTTGGGCATTTATCTTGCGGCATCCGGCATCGGGCAAGGAACTGGAACACTCGGGGGGAGATCAGGAAACGACCAACAACCGCATGGAATTGGTATCGGTCATCCAAGGGTTGGAAGCCTTGAAACGCCGTTCCCACGTCGAGCTTTTTACCGACAGCGAGTATGTCCGGCTCGGCCTTTCGCAATGGATGCCCAAGTGGAAAGCCAATGGCTGGAAGCGAAAACCCAGTTCCTACGGCAAAGGCGGCGAACTCAAGAACTTGGAATTGTGGCAGCAACTCGATCGTTTGGTCGCACAGCACGACGTAAAATTCAACCGTGTGGCCGGACACAGCGGACATCCCGAAAACGACCGCTGCGACGAACTTGCCGTGGCGGCCTATCAGCGATATTTGAGGCGCTGA
- a CDS encoding HAMP domain-containing protein, translated as MSYRSVKRVLGETRLELKCLALFAICLLTLIGGSFWWYGSQSEELVITNTRNTCKHLAESVIFQAHLTEYVTQQISRGRRVPGQELSGDEQLQLKFLEYLNKDMLSRRLDDLGAKTDSNGTTSEIQPYTWRILRPESDPNRKANNAPETSLDRAALNRLSILPANSAATDDAVDERPVDEKDRYYYYRAFRARGKCFDCHRAALSDPLLATGLAPGAAPLQEGDLLGVVKIAITDVDTRKALNDNRAIFIATAIVTVFLAMIAAYVIVRYVIVKPLKHLRDVSEEISHGNLEARADIHTADEFEELGNAFNKMVRHLVTIQDELKRTNTTLDVKVDELAQTNMRLYEMNRLKSDFLATMSHELRTPLNSIIGFSEVLDSIKSLDEKQRRYVQNIQKSGRVLLDMINDILDLAKIESGKMEVKLGDFRIENVVHAQCDFVKPQTERKNIDLEVDVEPGLPELFQDQAKVQQILSNLLSNAIKFTPEGGRIEVRARRDRDLDEVVLTVADTGVGIAEEDQVAIFEKFRQGQAVMAQGDAITREYSGTGLGLSIVKELCKLLGGEVSVESQLGRGSTFSVRLPWTRAGHAKLDGSIQDNFEELLRPRRQEVQRTLDRAMPAAEV; from the coding sequence ATGTCCTATCGCTCGGTAAAACGCGTGCTCGGCGAAACGCGGCTGGAGCTGAAGTGCTTGGCCCTCTTTGCGATTTGTCTCTTGACGCTGATCGGCGGCAGCTTTTGGTGGTATGGAAGCCAATCGGAAGAGCTGGTCATCACGAATACGCGCAATACCTGTAAGCATTTGGCCGAGTCCGTTATTTTTCAGGCCCACTTGACCGAATATGTCACTCAGCAGATCAGCCGCGGACGTCGAGTTCCTGGGCAAGAACTGAGCGGCGATGAACAGCTTCAGCTCAAGTTCCTCGAGTATTTGAATAAGGACATGCTGTCCAGGCGGCTTGATGACTTGGGCGCGAAAACTGACAGCAATGGGACGACGAGTGAAATTCAGCCATACACCTGGCGAATCCTTCGACCAGAATCGGACCCCAATCGCAAGGCCAACAATGCCCCAGAAACGAGTCTCGATCGTGCGGCCTTAAATCGGCTGTCGATCCTACCTGCCAACTCTGCGGCCACCGACGACGCGGTTGACGAACGTCCCGTCGATGAAAAAGACCGCTATTACTACTATCGGGCGTTTCGCGCTCGCGGCAAGTGCTTCGATTGCCACCGAGCCGCGTTGAGCGATCCCTTGCTGGCGACCGGGTTGGCCCCCGGTGCGGCGCCGCTGCAAGAAGGGGATCTTCTTGGCGTCGTTAAGATCGCCATTACCGATGTCGATACTCGAAAAGCGTTGAACGACAATCGCGCCATTTTCATCGCCACGGCGATCGTAACGGTTTTTCTCGCCATGATTGCCGCCTACGTCATCGTGCGGTATGTCATCGTCAAGCCGCTGAAGCATCTGCGCGATGTCAGCGAGGAGATTTCGCACGGCAACCTGGAGGCCAGAGCCGATATTCACACGGCCGACGAATTTGAAGAGTTGGGCAACGCCTTCAATAAAATGGTGCGGCATCTGGTGACGATCCAGGACGAACTTAAACGCACCAATACGACGCTCGACGTGAAAGTCGATGAGCTGGCCCAAACCAACATGCGGCTGTATGAAATGAACCGGCTCAAGAGCGATTTCTTGGCCACGATGAGCCATGAATTGCGCACGCCGCTGAATAGCATTATCGGCTTCAGTGAAGTGCTCGATTCGATCAAATCGCTTGATGAGAAGCAGCGGCGGTACGTGCAGAACATCCAAAAATCGGGTCGCGTGCTGCTCGATATGATTAACGATATTCTCGATCTGGCGAAAATCGAAAGCGGCAAGATGGAAGTCAAACTTGGCGATTTTCGCATCGAAAACGTGGTGCATGCGCAGTGCGATTTCGTCAAGCCGCAAACGGAGCGCAAGAACATTGACTTGGAAGTCGACGTCGAGCCGGGCTTGCCGGAGTTATTTCAAGATCAAGCCAAAGTGCAGCAGATCCTCAGCAATCTACTCTCGAATGCGATCAAGTTTACGCCCGAGGGAGGGCGGATCGAAGTGCGGGCGCGTCGCGACCGCGATTTAGACGAAGTCGTCCTGACGGTCGCCGACACCGGCGTGGGCATCGCCGAAGAAGACCAAGTGGCGATTTTTGAAAAGTTTCGCCAGGGTCAAGCGGTGATGGCCCAAGGCGATGCGATTACGCGGGAGTACTCCGGGACCGGACTGGGGTTGTCGATCGTCAAAGAGTTGTGCAAACTGCTGGGGGGCGAGGTGTCGGTCGAAAGCCAACTCGGTCGCGGCAGCACCTTTTCAGTGCGCTTACCGTGGACTCGCGCGGGACACGCCAAGCTCGACGGCTCGATTCAGGACAACTTTGAGGAACTCTTGCGGCCGCGGCGGCAGGAAGTACAGCGTACGCTGGATCGCGCCATGCCTGCCGCGGAAGTCTAA
- the priA gene encoding primosomal protein N', translated as MQQQLFETDPAPWELDAAQTQTVATVIFPMGPEKSFDYAVPDTLRTKIDAGQRIRAPFGRGDRIVDGYCVKLETRTRVSRRLKPLVDVVDERPLLSPTMLRLAEWIADYYLCNLGQALDAVLPAGVRARAGTRRVTLLSLATDANERLPGGDLAKKQFEIVRYLAASPQPLEPRELAKAVKCTLAPIHALRRKGIIRVRTERVSTDSQHEPRLPRQPHWDLNTDQQGALDAILNPLRAPRHETILIHGVTGSGKTEVYIQAIQEVISYGRQAIVLVPEISLTPQTRERFRSRFDRVAVLHSHLRDAERHWHWERIARGEVQVVVGARSAIFAPTPQLGLVILDEEHEGSFKQETAPRYHAREVALWRAREEKVPLVLASATPSLESWYRAVKGEYRLIEMPRRVLDRPLPSVGTIDLRLEFRNRTTRGAVSRQLHQAIEAALRGDGQVMLLLNRRGYSTHIQCPACGKVVHCPNCDLPLTHHRAGDLAICHYCDYHEPSPTNCPMCRSGGIQYGGIGTQKLEAEIRARFPQAGVLRMDTDTMKGPDSHARALEQFRDGKVQILLGTQMIAKGLDFPNVTLVGVINADTALHLPDFRAAERTFQLVTQVAGRTGRGDKGGRVLVQTFNPDHPAIAAAVHHDFNRFARQEVPLREAHQYPPTAAMIRVVIRGKLAETTHGFAQHLADRLREAVVEIGQAVRVLGPATAPIAKLRGQHRFHVQLHAVEAELLRTCVRRATDGLEPPPDVLWTADVDPLDML; from the coding sequence ATGCAGCAACAACTGTTTGAAACGGACCCTGCTCCCTGGGAGTTGGATGCTGCGCAGACTCAGACGGTGGCAACCGTCATCTTTCCGATGGGGCCGGAAAAGTCGTTCGACTATGCTGTGCCGGACACGTTGCGCACCAAGATTGATGCCGGGCAGCGAATCCGCGCGCCGTTTGGGCGCGGCGATCGAATCGTCGATGGATATTGCGTAAAACTTGAAACCCGTACCCGCGTGAGTCGTCGGCTCAAGCCGTTGGTGGATGTTGTCGATGAGCGCCCGCTACTGTCGCCGACGATGCTGCGTCTGGCTGAGTGGATCGCCGACTATTATTTATGCAACCTCGGACAGGCGCTCGACGCGGTCTTGCCGGCCGGAGTGCGAGCGCGGGCGGGCACGCGCCGAGTGACGCTGTTGTCGTTGGCAACGGATGCCAACGAGCGGCTGCCGGGCGGCGATCTCGCGAAAAAACAATTCGAGATCGTCCGCTATTTGGCCGCGAGCCCACAGCCTCTTGAGCCGCGCGAATTGGCCAAGGCCGTGAAATGTACGCTCGCTCCGATCCATGCACTGCGACGGAAGGGAATCATCCGCGTCCGAACCGAGCGCGTCTCGACCGATTCGCAACACGAGCCACGGCTTCCGCGCCAGCCGCATTGGGACTTGAACACCGATCAACAAGGTGCGCTCGACGCCATCTTGAATCCGCTGCGCGCGCCGCGTCATGAAACCATTCTCATCCACGGCGTCACCGGCAGCGGAAAGACGGAAGTCTACATTCAAGCGATTCAAGAAGTCATCAGCTACGGGCGTCAGGCGATCGTGCTGGTGCCGGAAATCAGCCTCACGCCGCAGACCCGCGAGCGCTTTCGTTCGCGGTTCGACCGTGTGGCTGTTTTGCACAGCCATTTACGCGACGCCGAACGACATTGGCATTGGGAGCGCATTGCGCGGGGCGAAGTCCAGGTAGTGGTTGGGGCTCGCAGCGCGATCTTCGCGCCGACGCCGCAATTGGGCTTGGTCATTCTTGACGAGGAGCACGAAGGGTCGTTTAAGCAGGAAACAGCGCCGCGCTATCATGCCCGCGAAGTGGCGCTGTGGCGGGCGCGGGAAGAGAAAGTGCCGCTGGTGCTGGCTTCCGCGACGCCGTCGCTCGAAAGCTGGTATCGTGCCGTCAAAGGTGAATATCGGCTGATCGAAATGCCGCGGCGGGTGCTCGATCGGCCGTTGCCATCGGTTGGCACGATCGATCTGCGGCTCGAATTTCGCAATCGCACGACGCGCGGCGCGGTATCGCGGCAACTGCACCAGGCGATCGAAGCCGCGCTGCGCGGCGACGGACAAGTGATGTTGTTGCTCAACCGCCGCGGATATTCGACGCATATCCAATGCCCCGCTTGTGGCAAAGTGGTGCATTGTCCCAATTGCGATCTGCCGCTGACGCACCATCGCGCCGGAGATTTGGCCATCTGCCACTACTGCGACTATCACGAACCATCGCCGACAAACTGTCCAATGTGTCGCAGCGGCGGCATTCAATACGGCGGTATCGGCACTCAAAAACTGGAAGCCGAAATCCGGGCTCGGTTTCCCCAAGCCGGCGTGCTGCGGATGGATACGGACACGATGAAAGGGCCAGATAGCCACGCGCGAGCGCTAGAACAGTTTCGCGATGGTAAAGTGCAGATTTTGCTCGGCACGCAGATGATCGCCAAGGGATTGGACTTTCCCAACGTCACCCTAGTCGGCGTCATCAACGCCGATACGGCGCTCCACTTGCCCGATTTTCGGGCGGCCGAGCGGACCTTTCAATTGGTCACTCAAGTCGCCGGCCGAACCGGCCGCGGCGATAAGGGTGGCCGCGTGCTGGTGCAAACTTTCAACCCCGATCATCCGGCGATTGCCGCGGCAGTCCATCACGACTTCAATCGGTTCGCGCGGCAGGAAGTGCCGCTCCGCGAAGCTCATCAATATCCGCCGACCGCCGCCATGATCCGCGTCGTCATCCGCGGCAAGTTGGCAGAGACGACGCATGGCTTTGCACAGCATCTGGCCGACCGCTTGCGGGAAGCGGTTGTCGAAATCGGGCAAGCAGTGCGAGTGCTCGGTCCGGCTACTGCGCCGATCGCCAAGCTCCGAGGACAGCATCGTTTTCATGTGCAATTGCATGCGGTGGAAGCGGAATTGCTGCGAACATGCGTTCGCCGGGCAACGGATGGGCTTGAGCCTCCACCCGATGTGCTGTGGACGGCCGATGTCGATCCGCTGGATATGCTCTAG
- the nadD gene encoding nicotinate (nicotinamide) nucleotide adenylyltransferase yields the protein MRLGIFGGSFDPVHYGHLLLAESCREQCRLDAVWFVPAAVPPHKQDRKLSSDADRVEMLKLAIGGHEAFAVYPWEIDRGGVSYTVETLQQLRAEDSSRELFLLMGADSLADLPTWREPERICSLAIPIVVRRNGSPQPNDSVLAKLMSPERLAVARNCAVESPLIDLHSTELRQRVSMGKSIRFRTPRAVEKYIHSRGLYQVV from the coding sequence ATGCGTCTGGGCATTTTCGGCGGCAGTTTTGATCCCGTCCACTACGGTCACTTATTGCTGGCCGAAAGTTGCCGCGAGCAATGCCGGCTCGATGCCGTTTGGTTCGTGCCAGCCGCCGTGCCGCCGCATAAGCAAGACCGAAAATTATCGTCCGATGCCGACCGAGTGGAAATGCTCAAGCTTGCCATCGGCGGACACGAGGCCTTCGCAGTTTACCCTTGGGAGATCGATCGTGGCGGCGTGAGCTACACGGTTGAAACGCTGCAACAGTTGCGCGCCGAAGACTCGTCGCGGGAATTGTTCTTGTTGATGGGTGCCGATTCACTGGCCGACTTGCCGACTTGGCGCGAGCCCGAGCGAATCTGTTCGTTGGCCATTCCCATTGTCGTTCGCCGCAACGGCTCGCCTCAGCCCAATGACTCGGTGCTGGCCAAGCTCATGTCGCCGGAGCGATTGGCCGTCGCACGAAACTGCGCGGTCGAATCTCCGCTGATCGATTTGCATTCAACGGAACTGCGTCAGCGAGTCTCGATGGGAAAGAGCATTCGTTTCCGCACGCCGCGCGCCGTGGAAAAATACATTCATTCGCGCGGACTTTATCAAGTCGTCTAG
- a CDS encoding sensor histidine kinase, with amino-acid sequence MSHLPANDQFSLEQQIAILKGQLAQAQKLTAMGELVGTTTHEFNNVLMTIINYAKLGLRHQDTATRDKALDKILNAANRAAKITNGILAFARNRSQSLEPTDLRRVIDDSLLLLEREMVKYRVRVETQIQSTPLAMANGNQIQQVLLNLLINARQSMPRGGMIVVRLAFDAEANTVELGVRDTGCGMSPEVMRRIFDPYFSTKSGPDASGKGGAGLGLSMCREIIEAHHGRIRVDSSLGKGTAFTIKLPAATPAPPMVAPTVLLPAAQPTLGT; translated from the coding sequence ATGTCTCACCTGCCTGCCAACGATCAATTTTCGCTCGAACAGCAAATCGCGATTCTTAAAGGGCAGCTTGCTCAGGCACAGAAACTGACGGCCATGGGCGAGCTCGTTGGCACCACCACGCACGAATTCAATAACGTGCTGATGACGATCATCAACTACGCAAAATTGGGATTGCGCCATCAGGATACCGCGACCCGCGACAAGGCCTTGGACAAAATTCTCAATGCTGCCAATCGAGCCGCGAAGATTACCAACGGCATTTTGGCATTTGCTCGAAACCGCTCGCAGTCGCTCGAGCCGACCGACCTTCGCCGCGTGATTGACGATTCGTTGCTGCTGCTCGAACGCGAAATGGTCAAGTATCGTGTGCGCGTCGAAACGCAAATTCAATCGACGCCCCTCGCGATGGCTAATGGCAATCAAATCCAGCAAGTGTTGTTGAACTTGCTCATCAATGCCCGACAGTCGATGCCTCGCGGCGGTATGATCGTGGTCCGGCTTGCTTTCGACGCTGAGGCCAACACGGTCGAACTCGGCGTGCGCGATACGGGCTGTGGAATGTCGCCCGAAGTCATGCGCCGAATTTTCGATCCGTACTTTTCTACAAAATCAGGCCCCGATGCCAGTGGAAAAGGAGGCGCTGGGCTGGGCCTGTCGATGTGCCGCGAAATTATCGAAGCACACCACGGCCGGATCCGCGTCGATAGCAGCCTTGGCAAAGGGACGGCCTTCACGATCAAGCTGCCGGCGGCAACTCCAGCGCCGCCGATGGTCGCACCGACCGTTCTGCTGCCTGCGGCGCAACCAACCCTGGGCACCTAG
- a CDS encoding TadE/TadG family protein, whose translation MSSAIAFRVPLRARRYAASRSGNIIVLTAVLMIVMMAFIAFAIDVGYMGNTQTELRRATDAGALAGAGKLVDGVDAARPVVVDFVQRNLVGARTPESANIQVTAGAWDSTTRTFQESNESPSALRVVVSHPNQPLFFGRVLGKDSFSLAAEAIAQYQPRDIMVVLDLSGSMNYDSTWRGFRQNGLSQSHVETNMAEIWSDLGQNVGNALFQSDTLTYYSSAVSNNTIKTNLGLRVGSSDLAYPFPSGSWDDYVNYVKGTSAAPNSLYDSVVYRRKFGYKTWVQYLLDRRSSHTQTPALANVRAQPVTALKDAVQVFLSYMRQIQTEDRLGLAVYDSPTESAVLEVQLTPNLDAVDNIVRTLQAGHYARQTNIGAGMQSARLELQNNARPGAFRMMVLMTDGQPNRPTNVTQGTALVNSEAALCAAAHIPVVTISLGGEADTALMQSVADTTRGAHFNIPGGQTASEYEEQLIDVFGQVAATRPLKLVQ comes from the coding sequence ATGAGTTCCGCAATTGCTTTCCGCGTTCCCCTGCGCGCTCGCCGATATGCTGCGAGTCGCTCCGGCAACATCATTGTGCTGACCGCCGTATTGATGATCGTCATGATGGCGTTCATCGCTTTTGCGATCGACGTTGGCTATATGGGAAACACTCAAACGGAGCTGCGCCGGGCGACCGACGCCGGCGCGCTCGCCGGTGCCGGCAAACTGGTCGACGGCGTCGATGCCGCGCGCCCGGTCGTGGTCGATTTCGTTCAACGAAATCTTGTGGGCGCGAGAACTCCGGAATCGGCAAATATCCAGGTGACTGCCGGAGCTTGGGATTCCACCACTCGGACCTTTCAAGAATCGAACGAAAGCCCGTCGGCGCTGCGGGTCGTCGTGAGCCATCCCAATCAACCCTTGTTCTTTGGGCGCGTGCTCGGCAAAGATTCGTTCAGCCTGGCAGCCGAGGCGATCGCCCAGTATCAGCCGCGCGACATTATGGTCGTGCTCGACCTTTCCGGCTCGATGAACTACGACAGCACGTGGCGCGGCTTTCGTCAAAACGGATTGAGCCAGTCGCACGTCGAAACGAACATGGCCGAGATTTGGAGCGATCTTGGCCAGAACGTCGGCAACGCCCTATTTCAGTCCGACACGCTGACCTACTACAGCAGTGCGGTCTCGAATAACACCATCAAGACGAATTTGGGGCTCCGCGTCGGCAGCAGCGACCTTGCCTATCCTTTTCCAAGCGGCAGTTGGGACGACTACGTGAATTATGTCAAAGGCACGAGCGCCGCGCCGAACAGCCTTTACGATTCGGTCGTCTACCGGAGAAAATTTGGCTACAAGACGTGGGTTCAATATTTGCTCGACAGACGATCGTCGCACACGCAGACGCCGGCCCTGGCCAACGTGCGCGCGCAGCCGGTGACCGCGCTGAAGGATGCCGTCCAGGTGTTTCTGTCCTACATGCGACAAATTCAAACCGAGGATCGGCTGGGCCTCGCGGTGTACGACTCGCCGACTGAGAGCGCCGTTCTGGAAGTGCAACTGACGCCCAATCTAGATGCGGTCGACAATATCGTCCGAACCTTGCAAGCCGGGCATTACGCCCGGCAGACGAATATCGGAGCAGGAATGCAGTCAGCCCGCCTGGAACTGCAAAACAATGCCCGCCCCGGCGCCTTCCGCATGATGGTACTCATGACGGACGGCCAACCAAATCGACCGACGAATGTGACGCAGGGAACCGCACTCGTGAACAGCGAAGCGGCGCTCTGCGCGGCAGCTCATATTCCTGTCGTCACAATCAGCCTGGGAGGAGAAGCCGATACGGCCTTGATGCAATCGGTGGCCGATACAACCCGCGGCGCTCATTTCAATATCCCGGGCGGACAAACGGCTTCGGAATATGAAGAACAACTCATCGATGTCTTCGGACAAGTCGCCGCGACAAGGCCGCTCAAGCTCGTGCAGTAG
- a CDS encoding VOC family protein → MPQVTGVLETALYVANLSRAREFYERVFDFRPMAADERFCAYSVADRQVLLLFERGKSLQPMPTSGGVIPPHDGSGEQHLAFSCARDELTNWDVRLVAEHVPIESRVDWERGGTSIYFRDPDGNLLELATPGIWPIY, encoded by the coding sequence ATGCCCCAAGTTACCGGAGTTTTGGAGACCGCGCTGTATGTCGCCAACTTGAGTCGGGCTAGAGAATTCTATGAGCGCGTGTTCGATTTTCGACCAATGGCCGCCGACGAGCGATTTTGCGCTTATTCGGTCGCCGACCGCCAAGTGTTGCTGCTATTTGAGCGCGGAAAATCGTTGCAGCCGATGCCCACCAGCGGCGGAGTGATTCCGCCGCACGATGGTAGCGGCGAGCAGCATTTGGCGTTTTCATGCGCACGAGACGAATTGACCAACTGGGACGTGCGTTTGGTGGCCGAACATGTGCCGATCGAAAGTCGCGTCGATTGGGAACGCGGCGGAACGAGCATCTATTTTCGCGACCCGGACGGGAATCTGCTGGAACTCGCGACGCCGGGGATTTGGCCGATTTATTAG